In a single window of the Patagioenas fasciata isolate bPatFas1 chromosome 22, bPatFas1.hap1, whole genome shotgun sequence genome:
- the LOC136111850 gene encoding reprimo-like protein, with translation MNSSFFNQTLLEPGAYPNRTQGLGMLMACCNGTGSVLATDGGSSVLAPDERSLYITRVVQIAVLCVLSLTVVFGIFFLGCNLLIKSESMINFLVKDRRPSKDVGAAIMGLY, from the coding sequence ATGAACAGCTCCTTTTTCAACCAGACTCTCCTAGAGCCAGGGGCTTACCCCAACAGGACTCAGGGCTTGGGGATGCTCATGGCCTGTTGCAATGGGACCGGCTCGGTGCTGGCGACCGATGGCGGCTCCTCGGTGCTGGCGCCCGATGAGAGGAGCCTCTACATCACACGGGTGGTGCAGATCGCTGTCCTCTGCGTCCTCTCCTTGACTGTCGTGTTCGGCATCTTCTTTCTGGGCTGCAACTTGCTCATCAAGTCGGAGAGCATGATTAACTTTCTGGTGAAGGACCGAAGACCTTCCAAGGACGTGGGAGCTGCGATCATGGGACTTTACTGA